CTCACTGGAAAACGAATTCGTGTAGTGTTTGACGGTCAGAAAAATATTGAAATACCTATTCCCAGTGAAAAAGTTGCCAATATAGATGTGTATTATTCATTGCACTATTCGGCAGATTTTTTAATAAAAGAATTTGTACGAAAAGACATGCAACCACGTAATACAACAGTGGTCACAAGTGATAAAGATATCATTGATTTTGTCAGCCGTTTTAAAACGCGCACAATGAAAAGTGAAGACTTTGCAGATTTTGTAAACCAGACTATTGAAGACCATACAGTAGCACAGATGCCTGAGAAAGATGACAACCCAACTGTAAGCAGAGAAGAAATTGAATACTGGGAAAAACAATTTGTAAAAAGAAAAAACTAAATTAATTTTCTTCTGCTAAAAGGGCTGCGCCCAGTGCTCCTATTATCTGTGCATTATCACTAACCTTAACAGGGCAATCCAGTAGTTTTTCAATTGCTTTTACAACACCAATATTTTTTGCCACACCGCCAGTCATCATCACAGGATTTGTTACTCCCACACGGTTAGCCATGGCTATTATTCGCGAGGCTATAGACTGATGGATACCAGCAATAATATTATCCCGCGTTTCGCCTTTTGCTATCAGTGATATAACTTCGGATTCGGCAAAAACAGTGCACAGGCTGCTGATTTTGGCAGGGTTATCGGCTTTTAGCGATAGCTCCCCAAATTCATCCAGATTTACTTCTAATGCTCGCGCCATTACTTCTAAAAAGCGCCCTGTTCCTGCCGCGCATTTATCGTTCATGGCAAAATCTTTTACCTTCCCATTTTCATCTATTACTATTACCTTGCTATCCTGTCCGCCAATATCAATAATAGAGCGTATTGAATTATCAAGAAAATGAGCTCCCTTTGCATGACAGGTTATTTCGGTCACATTGCTATGTGCAAACGAAACGCTTTTTCTCCCATATCCGGTTGCAACAACCTTACCAATTCTGTCAAAAGATAATCCCAATTCTGATAAGAGCTCCTGTGTTACTTTTTCACCAGCTTTTGCTGCGTTGAAGCCTGTAAAAATAATTTTACTGCCAATAATTTTTTTATTTTCTAGAACAACAGCTTTTGTGGTTATTGAACCAATATCCATACCTAATGTCAGCATAGCAAATACATTCTCCTGATAAATTTTTTCAAGATCTTCATAGAACAAGCGTTCACTCACTTTTTGTCAAGTTTTTTCTTACCAGTCAGGTTGTTTGTAATTATTTTTATCTCTGCCTATAATATCCATTTTATATTCAAGCGGCAGGTAATAAATGATGGCTCTTGGGGATAAATCATCCTTTTTTACAAAACCAATTACAATCATTTCCTGCTGATTATCTTTTTTTACAAATGTCCTGAATATGACAGGCAATGACATATCTGTAAACTGCCATCGCTGCAGCTGTTTATCAGTATATACCATCTGTATTCTGAGCATCACTTCTTCTACAATTTTATCACACACCAACGATTTAAGCTTTGCTTCACTCAATGAGCTATCGCCAAAATTACCGTTTTCAGAAAACATATAATAGTTTTCCAATTCATTTTCATTTACACCAATACATCGGGCAATCTGGCTTTTATCATAACAGTTGTGAATCCCATGCACTGTACACATAAAAGGACCCGTGCGGACTGCTTTCTTGGTGCATGCACTTATAGCAAGAGCCACAATCAAAGGAGCTATCGCCCAAAATAATTTTGTGTTGTACTTATTCAAACGTATCACTGAAACGTACCACCATACCTATTGTTATTTAAAGCTTGTGACTGTAACAACTTACTATTTAAGGTTTTCATTGAAAAATGCCATCATTTCAGGGAGCACAGACTGACAAAAATTCCAGTCATGCATTTTATATTTCTTTTCAACAAATGAAAAATTGTACCCACCTTTTTGCTCCTTCTGCAGTTGTTTAAGCCTTAATGCCAGCATAAACGTCTGCTCCATAGGCACACGGGAATCCTTGTTTCCATGAGCCAAAAAAACTGAAACATCATTGAGGTTTTTGGCATCATCAATGGCATTATCCACTGCAGCCCAGCGCTCTTGATACTCGGTATATTTTCCATACACTGCAGTAAACATACTGTTTTTTGTGTGCGATAGCATATCATAGTAACCTGACAGGCATGCAATTGCTCCAACAGTACTTTTGTAGAGTTGTGCAACACGCAACGCACCACGTGCACCAATAGAAAACCCACAAACCCCCAGACTGCGTTTATCAGTTTTTATGCCAACTGTGTTGCTAAGGTAAGGTATTAAGACAGAACCAATCCAAATGGCAGCCGGCATTTCATTCCACTTGATAGTTGTTTGATCAAAATACTGTGACTCGTACACTGTGCGTGGCATATGTGGACACACAATGACAAAATTATACATGTTGCCATAGTATGCAATATTTGTATTATTGGGCCAGCTGTTCATGGAGCCTTCATACTCATGCAAGGCAATAATTGTGCGGCTGCTTTTTGAATAATCTTTTGGGAAATAAATTTTAACCGGGACCGTTTTTTCAGTATTTATAGCTGCCGGTACATTATACACAACCCAACTTGCTGGTTTTGGTTCCTGAGCAATTATTTGCACGCTTATTGCCATGTAAATGCACATTGTAGCAACTACTAAACTAATTTTTTTCATATTTTTTCCCCTACCACACGTGATACACAAAGAGGCTCTGACCCCATTTTTTTAAAATACAAATGTATAATTCAGAATATTTTTTTTCAAGGCATTTTTAGCATAACAATACAGCTCTAATCCTAATGGTCTAGAAAAGATCTAAGCGTTTTATTATTAAATTGAATCATACTGATGCTTTTTTAAAACACCAGCTTTGACTATTATGATTTTTAATTTGTGGTACTTCATTGATTCTTTTGGTTTATTATTTCAAAAACAACGTTTCATCTGTTTCTCTTAAGCTTAAATAATCATTATCGGTCACAATTACATGGTCAAGAAGCTGTATACCAACAATTGCCCCAGCCTGCGCCACTCTTTTTGTTATCTCAATATCATTGACTGATGGCTTAAGCACACCAGAAGGATGGTTATGTACAATGATAACCGATGATGCAGCTTCACGTACGGCATCTCGGAAAACCTCGCGCGGATGGACAAGGGCTTCAGAAATTGTTCCAATTGAAATCCGCGATTTTTTTATAAGCCTGTTTTTGGTATCCAGTATCATTACAAAGAATTCCTCCTGCCTGCTACAAGCAATATCGCCGACAATACATTCCCATACCATCCTGGGTGAATCAATTGATTCATCATAATTTCGAGGTGCTATCAAACGTTTGCCAAGTTCCATTGCTGCTTTAAGCCTGATGGCTTTCACAATACCTAACCCATCAACAGTAGCTATCTCCCGTATTCCTGCATGATAGATGCCACTGACACTGCCAAAGTGCTGAATAAGTCCAAATGCGCACTCCATTACATCTTTTCCCTTCACTCCTGTTGCCAGAAGAATGGCAATCAGTTCCGTATCGCTTAAATTTTCCAACGGTTCACCGTTGATACACCGCTGAATCGGCAGTTCACATTTTGTATGCATAGTCAATTCCTTCCTTAAATTAAAAGTTTATTACCCGGTTACTATCGCCTTACTTATAAAAACGCTTATGGACTAAAAAATTTAAAAAAATTTTTTTTATTTTATTAATTTTTTTTCTTACCGATACATACTATAGATTTTTTATGTCACATTTTATTTTACTGTTGACAAAAAAATTATGATACGGAATATACTAAATCATAAGGAGTTTGCAATCAGGGAGGGTTATATGAAAGTCAGTATTGATGCCATTTTACAATCTGCACAACAATTAAAAAGCACTATTAATGTTGACGAGCATAAGTCTGGGAACAAAAATAAAATCACAACCGATAAAATCCATATTGAACACAGGGTCATGGCTCGCCTGGATGAAATTCATACTCAGATTAAAGATATACAGACAAATCTTACCCGCTATCAGGTCATGAGTGATGGTGTTGGTATGCTATTAGACGATATTCGCAAAGGTGGTAGCAATAGTCAGAATATTATTAACTCCATTTTATTCAACAACCGTCCAGTCCTCAAAGAATTTCTAGGCGATAGTTATGATGAAAACTCCATTACGTATAAAAG
This is a stretch of genomic DNA from Spirochaetota bacterium. It encodes these proteins:
- the radC gene encoding DNA repair protein RadC yields the protein MHTKCELPIQRCINGEPLENLSDTELIAILLATGVKGKDVMECAFGLIQHFGSVSGIYHAGIREIATVDGLGIVKAIRLKAAMELGKRLIAPRNYDESIDSPRMVWECIVGDIACSRQEEFFVMILDTKNRLIKKSRISIGTISEALVHPREVFRDAVREAASSVIIVHNHPSGVLKPSVNDIEITKRVAQAGAIVGIQLLDHVIVTDNDYLSLRETDETLFLK
- a CDS encoding NYN domain-containing protein — encoded protein: MTYLIDGYNLIYKFPHLEELMLQDNLTQARKELLDLLKIFAKLTGKRIRVVFDGQKNIEIPIPSEKVANIDVYYSLHYSADFLIKEFVRKDMQPRNTTVVTSDKDIIDFVSRFKTRTMKSEDFADFVNQTIEDHTVAQMPEKDDNPTVSREEIEYWEKQFVKRKN
- a CDS encoding alpha/beta hydrolase-fold protein is translated as MKKISLVVATMCIYMAISVQIIAQEPKPASWVVYNVPAAINTEKTVPVKIYFPKDYSKSSRTIIALHEYEGSMNSWPNNTNIAYYGNMYNFVIVCPHMPRTVYESQYFDQTTIKWNEMPAAIWIGSVLIPYLSNTVGIKTDKRSLGVCGFSIGARGALRVAQLYKSTVGAIACLSGYYDMLSHTKNSMFTAVYGKYTEYQERWAAVDNAIDDAKNLNDVSVFLAHGNKDSRVPMEQTFMLALRLKQLQKEQKGGYNFSFVEKKYKMHDWNFCQSVLPEMMAFFNENLK
- a CDS encoding acyl-CoA dehydratase activase → MLTLGMDIGSITTKAVVLENKKIIGSKIIFTGFNAAKAGEKVTQELLSELGLSFDRIGKVVATGYGRKSVSFAHSNVTEITCHAKGAHFLDNSIRSIIDIGGQDSKVIVIDENGKVKDFAMNDKCAAGTGRFLEVMARALEVNLDEFGELSLKADNPAKISSLCTVFAESEVISLIAKGETRDNIIAGIHQSIASRIIAMANRVGVTNPVMMTGGVAKNIGVVKAIEKLLDCPVKVSDNAQIIGALGAALLAEEN